One Marasmius oreades isolate 03SP1 chromosome 7, whole genome shotgun sequence genomic window, CTAACGCCGCCGGTGAGATCGACTATAGGGAAAGCCACGGCAAAAAGATACTTAGCATTATAGGCCGCTGAATGCGAAGACAAAAGGGAAAAATGCAAAAAACTATTTTGACACATTAAATCGTGTTAAAAGCCGCGGGCGATAAAGTCGTTTACGGGTCGCGAATCCATCGGCCACCAATGCCAGCTGGCTTTCGATGAAGTATAGGGAAAATACAGGCTACCGAAAAAATAGCGAATCGGTCTGTTTTCCAAAGAACGGACTTCGACGGCTTATCGCGGTCAGGGTCCAATATACATTCTCCTGAAAGGCGAAAGAGGGTTTGTGTAAGGAATTCTGAGGGTGCGAGTACCTTACTGTTCAAGCTCCATCTACGTTCCCCAGAGCCCCGTAATCGGACTTCATCGTCACTAAGGAAGGGGCCTGAGATATGGAATGAACAACTAAGGAAACTTAGCAAGGACCTGAGGAGTACGCGCGAATGGACTTACGAGTAAACTCCATACGTACCTGAGGGTGGGCTGGACATGTGTCCAAAACGTTGCCCGTCAAATCGGGCGTCCCGAGCAGACTCGACGGTAGCGAGATCAGCAGAAACCATCTTTGGTTGCTACTGAACGTATTCGTGGACGATCGAACCTTGCACAAGGTTATGAAAACGGGTATACTCCAGGGAGACAGGGGGGTGCAGAACAACGTTTTTGTAATGGGCTACCTATTGATGGTGAGATACCTGAGTTTACTGGAAGGACATACGACGTAAAAGGAGCAAACCTGTATAAGTACATAGCCAGCAGTTCATTTCGAGAACTATGAAACTATGTTGCTTGGTACCTAAGCTAGTCGGTAGAGCAGCAGAAGAGCGTGCATCCTAGCTATGCGTGTTTACCTGCCATGACAGGAATGAAAGCTTCAAAATAAATCATGACGTTAGAAGTaaaagagaaaggagacAGCCCCACGAACTCGTTTCTGCCACAGGAGTCAGAGAGGCTGCAAGGGTCCACAAGGCACTCGATTCGGGCATTCGTCGAAATTTCTTGTACTGGAGAGGAGTCGGAAGCCACATTGATTTGCTTCCTCTGAACCAATTCCATGGCCATGGCACGGATAAGAAATTTGGAACACCATATTTACGAGGGCTAGccatccttctcttcctgaaTAGAATCAGAAGGTTTAGGATTTCGCCGTAAACACCGTGCAGTTAAACTCACTCGGCCTGTGCAGTACTGAAACATTGAGTAATGGGTCCACGCTTAGGGATGCGCGAATCTATCAGAAGTGAATTTGGAACGAAATCCACTAGTCTAGGACGGCATAGACACCGACAATGCTAATGGGCATTGTATTGTAAAGGCTGTGAGGACATATCTTAAGGTCCAGACGGTATGTAGAATGGTCTACACACCATTCAAGTTAGGTCAAGGTTGATACACACAAAACAAAAGGGGAATCACCTCACCTCCCTGCAGGCGTCACTTCGCAAGGGCTGTCCCAGTGCGTGACTGTCGAATTGGCCTCCGTCCCTTCCGCGGGGAAACATGGGTTGCAGTTCCCCTATCAAAAGTATTACGGCCAAATTAGAGCCGATTattgaggaaaagaagactGCATTTCAAAATCGGGGTCTGGGACGACTTGCACGGTGATCTGATGTCTCTCGCAAGCTAACTTTCGTGGACACTGTGGGACAGTTAACAAAGTCGACATAACAGAATGCGAGGCAAATCACCTTTCCCCAACATTCATAACGGTCGGAATTTGGGGGATCCGTTTCCACGGCTCGCAGGACGTCGTAATCTAATAGTCAACCTAATGCCAATTGTTCACCGGAAATCATTGGATCAAGATAGAGGACTCGATGACGCTGTGATGCATATTGAGAGCAGATGCGAAAGTGTATAGGTAGAAATACCAGAAATGACGATATTGATGGTTCGTGAGTAGGCAAAAATGCTTGAAATGTGGTTGCGGCGTTTCACGACCCATGTGACAATTTGTCAAAACTCTACTCCTCGCCAACCCTACTGATACCGCCCCTCTAGTGCCTGAATTCAAATCCTATTCTGGATATGGAATCGCACTCTTCGAACCCATTCTCCGTTTTGCTTACAACCACAGCGTCCGGCGTGCTAGTCTGCCTCCAAGACCGTTGCAAGGATTCGGACAGTAAACCGAACATTATTCTGTGAACCTTGCAAAGATACATGCAAACTTGAGAATTCAGATCGTTTCGACAAATGTTGAGGGAGGATCGACAGGTTCCCGCCCCGCTCCCAATCGCCGATATTGCGCTGTTTTCTACCTGTATTCTTGGGTTCCTGGTATCACTACATCAGTGTCAAAGAAATAGAAATGGGGGTTGAATATCGAAAGCAAGTCCGTGGCGGCCATACAGTTGCACAATCACAGGCTCAGAAGGAACAGCCTCTTTTTCGGATCTATCAATTCGACTGGCTTTCATTACGTTCAGCAAGAAATATTGGATAAGATTTCAAAGCAGCTGGAGGGTACCCACACGATCGTCCGGTGATTAGATATCAAAATGTATCGAGATATCAACCTATCAGCCTGACAGCATATAGGTGGGTTGCCCATCACATTGTAATTGGCCAATCTCCAAGCGTCCTTCCCTTCGCAAACAGTCATGCACAAAACGCAAAAAGGATCCACCTTCATTTTCCAGTTGTTCCAACATACGAAAGTCATTGAACTGAACCTGATATTCGAGCCCATTACAGAACTCTCGAAGGTTCCTGATATGCTCTCGCATTCTTGCTTGGAATATTTCGGGAGTGAGGATTGAGGTGTCAGGAGCTGCGGACAGAGAAGGATGTGAATGTGGAGGTAAATTTATTGGAGTCCCGTTGTTGCGAACGTGGGGATCAGGATGCGAATGTAAAGGCACATTGGTAGAAGCTAAGGTAGGTGCGCAAGTGGCGGGAACATCTTGCTCAGCCTCCGAGTCAGAATCCACTGCTGGAGGACCAGGACCGTTATCTGAAACGCTGTCCCAATCAACTGCAGCGCCGGAGTCCACTGCAGTCGTTGATGATCGATTACTGGATGGTTCATAGCTTTCGTACGCCGAGTGGGGTTGTGAATTCGAAGGTGAATATGATTGGGTAGTAGGGAGGTATGCTTGAGTGTTGGAAAGGGAATCTTGCCAGGTTGTCGCAGGCGCAGTTACCCTCACAGCCCCTTCGTACGGTTCATGAGAGTAATGGTGATGTATTCTGATGGTGACGAGACTCTGCCCGATCGTATTCCATTCCCGAGACGAAATGAATAGGCGACTACGACATGGATACCGTGCCTTGGCGAGTGATTCTCCAGATGCAGATACTCGCGCTTTCGCATTGGGCTTGTGTTTGCGCATTTCATCTTGAGAGCACCAAAGGCGTGTTTTGTGACCTTCTTTCGTGCGTGGATGGTCCTTCACTCTGTTGGCAGTACATCTGGGCATTTAGAGACAGGTTTTCTCGTCAATATCCCATGAGAATCACGCACGTAAACCGATATCCCGTTGCACGCCACACATCGTTCGTCACTACCTGAACGCGCTGCTTGTCTGACATTGGAGGGTTGTTCGAGTCAAGATAACTTCCAGCAAACACCACATCCTGGCTGACCGCAAAGGCATTACGCATTGCATTAAGCAATTCAGTACTGCTGCTGTATATAGTAGGCTGTCATACATCTCAGTTGCTGATGAAGAATAAGGTCCAAGTGGAACTCACGGATTTGGCGGTGAcagctttctttttctttcttaagagttgctcctcctcctcatcatcatcaaagTCTGCACTACTGACACGAGCAGTCTGATATGATGGTCCAGTAAAACTTGGACCGGCTCCGCAACTATTTTCTAGTTCATCTGAATTTCGTTTCCGCTTCTGGAGAAAAATGACTTGCTGCTGGGGGTGTTGGTCGAGAGTATTCGGCGGTAGAAATCTTGTCAAGTGTTCCTGAGGACGCCAGGCCAGAGTTGCCATTCCAAATGCGCCACGAATGACAAGAAGTGAAGCTAGTGAAGAGCAAGAAAGGGGTCTGTGCGTAAGAGGTCAAGAGCGTGCGCGTGAAATCCCACTTTCGGGGCCGTTCGGCGCTACATCGGCCAGCGTTCACAATTAATGTTAGCTATATAATTACACTACACTAAATCCGTTCGTGCGGCCAGGTTCATCCTTCATTTTCGCTGTAGAAATTGCAAGAAAAAGATGAAGTTCATCATGTACACTAGTATCAACGCCCACCAACCTCTGCACGTCTTTCGATGTGGGTTTCAGTTTCAATATGTTTTGTAACATGAATCTCATCTGGACCGCTCGATGGAGTTGCAGTAAGTCTGCAACCACGTTGGACCGGTGATAAACCAGAACCGTTCCAGATACTGATCCTAGATCTTTCCCGGTCTGTCATGGAAGTTATGATTATGTTTGTGTTGTCTGTGTCGCCCCTTGCGTTGAGGCTCAGTAGTAATGCGTTGGAATATCTGATATCAAAGGTAGtgagccttcaagcttcaagttcgAGCCGGGAGGGTTTTCGACCCACAGTTTTGACAACGTCCTGTCGCTGTGAGTCAGAAGTCCGTTAGGCAAAGTTTCCCAGATACACGGATAGAGTACCCACAAGACCATATACAGGTAGTTATCCGTGTACAGCAGGAATAAAACCAAATTGAACAGCGTGAAAATAAAGGTGAGGGTCCCGGTTTCAACACTTCGAAGAATGAGACTCCTAATCAAGGACCTGGTGGTTCGAACAGACGAATCACGTCCGAGGCTGAAAAGCTAGGCAAAACGATCAGTCAAAATACCCGCTGAAACAAAGCTCGGCTCACAATCCATGTCATAGCCACTGCAATGAGTAGATCGCATACTACTGCCCCAATCAGCCATATCTAGGTAAGAAAGGTGATACTAAGGACTCTACGAGGTTATCGACGGAAATCTACCTGAGGAAATTTTACGAGCTTGCGAAGAAGGGCTACGCTAGTAGCGCCTGCGCCGCCCGTACCAAGGTACTATCGAGGAATTATTCAACTCGAGGATTTGATTCAGTAATCAGTAGAAAGTACCAAACCAACGCCAACCACACCGCTCGCGATCTGCATCAAAGCGAGCTAAGGTTTCAATCCGAGGTGTCAAAACCAACCATCGAAGCATTAAATCCTTAGTACACTTACCAGGATGATCATTCCCGCAACGACTTTGACAAGCACGCTATCCCTCCGCAACGAAAAAATCCTCCTTGTTCTGTCGTCAGTCCCAAACTGgggttgaaaaaaaaagcgtCGAGTGGGCGCCGCGTACCAAGCGAAGTAACCCTGAACCATAGCCGCAACTGTCGAACGCAAGAGGATGAGACGAAAAAGCCGACTTTAGAACATGCGGATGCCATACTTAAGCAACCTATAAAAGTGTGGGCTCCAGCAGTCGCGGTCGGGGTCGGAGAGTTCCCCTGGATGGCTAGTCCAGTAACAAAAACGTCCCAGCAGAAAATGTGGAGCAAGACGATTTGCACAGTGTCGGCAAGGTATACCACTGCAACTGTGAGGGTTTCGACGGATTTAGTCCTTCCAAAGAAGCGGGTGAATTTGGGTCCAGGGGATACTTGCCGAAGATCTGGAGTGAAATTGGGTCGCGAGGAAACTTTCGGTGATATAGGTCTGGCACGAGTACAAAAAATGGGTATGCGAAATCAAACGAAACTTTGACACTCACAAATTTGAACGGTGAGCACTCCAAACAGAAGGCAGCTGAGGCTAAGGGCTACCATCTATAGTACCGGGCGCCATATATGAGATCAACTTGAAATTCTACTTTTAGAAAGACACGGACTGGTGGTCCCGTCCTGGAAATTGGCTCTATCAGCAGTAAATGAGGAACGTTGAATGTCCTTACAGAGTTGCAGGAGGTCGGTCCATTGTTGCTGCAAGGTGAGGGGAGTAACCAAACTCGCAGCACGAAAATCCAGTGCTTTATATATGTCTACTACCACAAGAGGCGGCACGTACTTTCGGCGGTAGAGCATTCTTCAAAAACGGATCAAGCTGATGCTGGCGTCTCTTGAGAAAGGGGCCTGGCCCCAGATACATCACCATCTTAACTTTCTCACGCTCAAAAATCAAAGCACTGACAAATTGAGGGTGACGAAAAATACAAAAGAGCCACGATGCGTACACTCACACTTtcgtaatctatctatctatctttcCATATGGCACGCTTTTCTGGATTCTTCATGATTCGGATCGTACACTGGTCGGATTGCGTGGACTTCCTAGTCACCTTAGTTGGCTCAGTATAAGTAACAATGGACTCGCTATTGACGTTACCTGTCATGATCTTCGTTGTACCACCTCCAAAGAGGGTGAGCTTGTAGGGTTGTGGGACCATGCTGcataatctatctatcatattGACATGAACAACACATGTCTTTCTTGCTTCGTCAAGACAACAACAGATGTCTCACTGGCTAACTGTAAACACGACTATGTCCGCCGAAGATAAAGTACAAAGCGTGAACTTCTTTATCATGTAGCTCTCAATAAAAAGACAGTAGTCTCTCATCCCTTTTGACTGGGCAGATAGCGGTTTCTTGCGTACGAGTCGGGATGGTGTCATTGTTCAGTTTTGAGGGTACGTATTAACTGCTCAGGTTCCATGGGGGCATTCATTCAACTCGATCGGAAATATCAGAACAGAAAGTAGTACCGCGATTTGAAGGATTCCTTGTGGTGGCACGGATAATGTCAATATATTGAAGTCGTGCGTATTACTAGTGGGACAGAAATTGAACTGCAGTGCCTTCGCGACTCACATTGTTAAGTTTCTCCACAAAGGGCATAGGAATAAGGGTTGTAGAGTGTCCGAGAGGGTGGGTGTTGGACGGGGACGAGTTGTGCGAACAGCGCTCCCGGCTGAGCCAATGAGGCGAAGTAAGGATTCCGTCGGACGGTCTCCCACGATATTTACGTAGGCGATTTCAAGTTGCGTCCTCATCATGGTGCATCAGTAGGAGACCCGCCAGCTAAGGCTCGCAAGGGATCATAGATGAAAAAACCTATGTAGCCACGATAAACAAGAATCAGGATACTAACGATTTCGAAAGGTCAAAAACCAATCTTCGATCCTCCCGTTAAGTGATCGACGCCTAGGGGCTTTTGCCTAGGCTTTTGTGATTCGTTTCCAGGATTTCCAAGAAACCGAATAGAAGCGGGGTCCTATGATGATAACATCACAACACTATAGCTCGTCACTCCGTGCGCCATGCCTGGATGAAATAGAAAAGTCAAGACCAACGTTCTAAAGGCGATCGCATCAAAAAACAAGAGTAGATCTATCTTACAGCTCATCATGACCCTGCTCCTCCACGACTCCAGTGTCGGTCTCAGCACCGTGATAGCCCGCCGCCGGTATCTTATAGCCACCCTTCCACAACTTCACAAATGTTCCTGACGGATCATACGTCTTTTGCACCGTCCGCAACCTATCCAAGTCCTCCTTCGTAACCGCACGTTCGTATATACGCTGCTCCTCATTTGCATAGTTCAGGTATACGAACTGGCTCAGTACACCACGCCTCTCTGCCTCAGCCTCACCCCAAGCGCCAAGGGCGTTGGTGGCATTCCTCATGACAAGTTCATCTGCGGGATCATCCCAAGTGACAAGGAGAAGGATAACTACCAACTCACTCGTTCAGTACTCGGGAAGGGGGTGACGATAATGAATACTCACAGACAAGATCATCGTTCGCCTGCGTCAAAGCATTGAAAACCGGGGAGCCAGCAGTTCGTGCGATGAAACTCTTCTGAAGGGCTTGGAAACCGATGGCCCAAGTAAGGCCATCCCGGTCGTTCAACGGCGTAAAGATTTCGTCCGCTTTTGCACGCATATCCTTGAAAAACGGAGTATTAATCCGAGTCGTGAAGGTATACCAATGAGTCCGAGCCGTGGGTGCAAGTGCGCCTTGGATAACTTGATTGATAACATCATGAGTGCTGCCCACCAACTCCGAATGAGAAATGGGTTCCACGGATGTGAGAGGGCCCTGAGGAACGCCATCGAGAGTGCACTGAACGACTGAAAGCATGTCTACGCCGCCTACTGAAGCAAAAGAGACGGATTGGAAAGTGTTGGTGTTTGTGTCATCGTGTCCGTACGCCTCGAAGGCTCTCAGAAGGTCTGACGTGCTTTGATCGGTGATGGGGTACGCGCTGACAGCTCCCCATATTACAGGTGACGGGAATGTGGTCATCTCGTACTGGGTGACGATACCGAAATTTGTGCCGGCGAGCTTCAATGCCCAGAACAGATCCGCGTTCGTGTCTTTGTTCACACTGACTATGGATCCGTTCGCAAGGACAACCTCGTACTGGAACACGTTGTCTGCGCCGAAACCCTTGGTAATAGACTCGAAAGTTATACCGCCTTTCAGGTTGGAGTCAGTCAGAAGGAACTTCAACCGACACATCGAACACACACCTCCTGTAAGGAAACCACCGACACCAACGAAGTTGTTTCGAGCTCCAGTGGTGGATATGTTGAATGGAGCCAGGGCAGCGTAAACGTTTATCCAAGGTAAACCAGGCCCCAACTTGACCGTTTGGTCCTGGGGAGAGATATCGATCTGGTCCAAGGCCCTCAAATCGATAACGAAATTTCCGTCGATGTTGGAAGACCCTTTCCATGACATATGGCCACCAGAAGCGACCGCAAATGGGCATTTGTGAGCCTCCGCAACCCGCAATATTTGAGAAACGTCCGAGGCAGTGTTCGGCTTGACTGTGCATGTCGGAAACAGCTCCTGCTGCTGGAGAGAGTAATAGGTTTGATGTCGAGCGTTATATTCGGAAGTACCGCGTGCGAAGACTCCCACTGAGGATGGCAGCTCATTGCGGAGAGCATCGCACTTTGAAATATACGTATCGATATACGATGTATACTCCAGGAATTCTGAACACTCACACAGGCTTCCCCTGAGGCTTGTTGATATCCAGAATCTTGACCCGCCCCGAGGCGAACTGAAGATGCCAGCAAAAACAGAAGGCTGCGGGACAACATGGTGGGAGGGTTGAGGAGGAGCTGTTACGTACCAAGCTACGAAGAAGCGGGCCTGGAGGAGGTTGGGATGGGCACGTGATCTCAAGGCCAATGAGTCTCAAACTAATGAGTTCGAATCATACAATACCAAGTGAATACTTACTCAAACACGGTATAAGAAGTAAAGAAAGGTCAAATAGCAACAGTTATGATTACACATCCAGCCTACTCTGAGTTTCCCTGGAAATTGTGAGACGCCCTATTGGACACCTGGAACTTGAGGGATAAGCTTATCAGCAGCATGGCAATTAACATCCGAAAGGAACATCAACCTGAGTATTCGAGCTGCACGGGTCTCGTTTGTTTGTTTACCACAAGTAGGAAGAGAAAACAGATGATTCAAAGGCGTTGTCATCCTCGTGGGTAGCGTTCCCGGGCCACGAATATTACTCCAGTTCGTCAGGCTGACATCGGCTCCGTTTCGCCTTCCGTTTCGACTCGGGAAGAGCGCATTGGATTTATCTGATGCTGAGTGAGCCTCCGGTATCAAACTAAGCAGCTGGTCTTGAAATGTACATTTTGGACAGGGTTCCGTCACTTGAAAATACTAAGTAGCAGAGAATAGTTTGACCACAAAAAGTATAATAATCCAGACAGACTCACAAGGTCATATAAACGTATGGCAAAGTTAACCAGCGTAATAAAGACGAAGGTCACCGTGCGGTTTCTACGGATCAGAGGATCAGACAACGCAGACAGGTCAGAGCTCACCATCCATTGTCGTGGATCCTGCGACAAGTAAATTACATACGACGGCCCCACTCATCCAAATCTGTAGAGTCGTTAGAAACTTCGCGGTGGGTAGACTGGATACTTACTTGACTAAAGACCTGGAGCTTGATCTGGAGCGCCACATCGGCTACATCTTTGCCTGCTGCAGAAACtggatgagagagaagccTTCGGCTGACTCCAGCGATGCAACCAGTTTAATGCTCAATGCTTCCATATTGGCTCGACCTTTCTCGACCAGTTTTTCAGTTCTATCATCAAGTTTTTGCACCAAAAAGCATGTGTCATTGATCAGATCTAGCAATGAACTTCCGAATCAGATGTCATTGATCTTCTCACCTGTGGGATATAATGATGCAGGAATTTGAATAGATCTCGGGCGTTGAAGGACGCAGTAATAATAGACTTGATATGAGAGGTTCAACGACCATAGAAGTCCTCGTGGCGAAAAATGATGCATGCTCGACTGACCGCCCATTCCTTGACAGCTTTGGTAGTGAGCTTTCTTTGACCTCCCAAGCGAGCTCCCAACGTTGTTCGGGGGCAATTCCTGTGAGTCAGGAAATCCCCAAGATTCTCCAAGGAGTCCCCGAGTTTCCTCACCAAGTACCTTCTGTGTAACCGAGCTCCCCATACGTTGGAGAGAGGACCAGGTCGCTACTGAGCGGCTACCGTCTGTCGTTATCTTCTGGAAGCTAACGGAAGCATTGACTGCCGTATACCGTTCATTAGATTACCACGACTACGGTCAGGTTGGTTGACGGGAAGGCATGCAGATCAACTTCCAGAACTTGTGGTTACAACTGTCAAGAGGTTCTTTGCGGTGACTGTAGGAGATGGTTTTGGAATGAAATAGCAACGAGTCGGAATATGCACGCTCTCACAGTGAGCGTAGACGGTTCGATGCGATGGAGCCGTGACGTGACCATTTGCAGCGGCAGAGCATGTGATTAGATGTGACTAAATGCTACATGTACAGTACATGTCACACCGCTGGCCCCTCGGTAATTTATCAAATCGCCTTGAAGGTTCCAAACCATGGGGAATTTATTGCAACTTCAAGGTAATAATACCCTGAACCTCATCCGGATAAATCAGGTCAAATCTTCAATATCTGGGCCAGTTCTTAGCCGACGGTACCGTTGTCAGATCGTGTAAACTCCGCCAGGTCGGCTACCATACGTCCCCCATTGAACAGCTCCTCCCTTATTCTTTCTCTACTTATATCCTTGACCTTTTGCGTAGGTCCACCATGGGAGCTCAAAGTTGCATTTGTGACCCGGGTAAAATCAGAGGGGGCATTTTCGGCCATTTCCAGGTCGTAAAAAGCGTCTATCGAAAGCGTAAGTGATTTCCACGTTCATAGTACTTAATTTCCCGGCCAGATTGATTCTGATATGGAATTCTTGGAAGACATGATGCAGGTGGTTCCCGTGGTTCCCAGTCACTCTCTTCCGCCTTTTGGAATCCCAATCCGGTAGACCAATACTCTCAGCTCTCTACCGCTACCAGCATGTTAGCGGTATCTgacatcttcctcctcctcggcACTGCAACGATTATCGTGCTCTGGTTCCGAAAACCATCCAAACATGTCTATCCTCCTGGCCCGAAGCCTCTTCCGGTTCTAGGAAACATCCGTGACTTTACCATCAAGGAACCTTGGTTGACTGCGACAGAGTGGGGACGTAAATACGGTAAGGTCTTGCTATTCTTGTCCATGAAATGCTTTTTGAACTATCTAGGCGACATATGCTACCTCCATGTTCTGAATTGGAATGTGGTCTTCCTGAACAGTCTTCAGGCCGCCGACGACCTTCTGGAGAAGCGAGGTGCTATTTATTCTGACAGACCTACACTGCAGATGTCTGGCGAATTGTGTGTTGACATCATTGATATCTCCGCTTCACTCTGACCGGATTCTCGTTGTTAGGTGCGGTGTCGAGAAAATCGTAGGTCCATTTGTACTTTCGTGCCTTATCCTCCCGTCTCACCGATCTTCGCAAGGTGGCGCTAGCAAAATACGACGACGGTTTCAAGCGCCAAAGACGTTACGTTCTGCAGACGCTTGGACCTCGAATCATCCCCACTTACCACTCCATGATCGAACACGAAACCGCTCCACTTCTTCGCGCACTCGTCGATTCGCCCTCCGAATACCTTGGTCATGTTCGAAAATACGCTGGCGGTCTCGCTCTCGCTGTCGTTTATGGTTTTCGTCCTGTTAGCAAAGATGATAGATTTCTTGCCATGGCTGAAGAATGTCTGGATATCCTCGCCAACGAGATCGCCAACGGGAGTGGCATTTGGCCTGTGGACGTCTTTCCTGCTCTCAAATACGTGCCCAGCTGGTTCCCTGGTGGTGGTTTCAAGAAGAAGGCCGCGGTTTGGAAAGTAAAGATGCGCGAATTCGCTGACGCGCCGTTTGAGCATGCCAAAGCTTGTGCAGTAAGCCCTGCTACTTATTTCGATTGCTTACCTCCTTTGATGGTCCCGATTCACAGGAAGACGGGACTATCATGCCTTCGTTCTGCTCGAAATTGCTtagtagtgaagaattggatGAAAGGACCGAAGACGAGATCAAATGGAGTGCAAATTCGATGTTCGCGGCTAGCTCGGACGCAGTGTGTACTTTCTTTCCAATATTGGTCGATTCCGTTCTCCTGCTGAACTCGTGCAATAGAACGTTGCCTCCGTTTGTCAATTCTTCCTGGCAATGTTGCAATATCCGGATATTATGAAAAAGGCTCAGGAAGAAATTGACCGCGTCGTTGGCAGTGATCGTCTACCACAATTTAGCGACAGAGATTCGCTACCGTACGGTGAGCGTACCATCTATCGAAGATCTTTTTTCGTGTCCTGACTATGTTCCGATTCAAGTTGAAGCTCTTCTGTCGGAAGTGTGGCGCTGGGGTGCCCCCACTCCCATGAGTACGATTGGCCCTCAGTCAAGCTGCAGTTTCTCACTTGCATCTTAGATCTTCCTCATTACACGACACAGGACGATGTCTACAACGGATATTTCATCCCTAAAAATACGATTGTGAGTTCACACCG contains:
- a CDS encoding uncharacterized protein (antiSMASH:Cluster_7.3); this translates as MDRPPATLTGPPMVALSLSCLLFGVLTVQIYLYHRKFPRDPISLQIFVAVVYLADTVQIVLLHIFCWDVFVTGLAIQGNSPTPTATAGAHTFIGCLIAAMVQGYFAWRIFSLRRDSVLVKVVAGMIILLALMQIASGVVGVGLYLGTGGAGATSVALLRKLVKFPQIWLIGAVVCDLLIAVAMTWILFSLGRDSSVRTTRSLIRSLILRSVETGTLTFIFTLFNLVLFLLYTDNYLYMVFDRTLSKLYSNALLLSLNARGDTDNTNIIITSMTDRERSRISIWNGSGLSPVQRGCRLTATPSSGPDEIHVTKHIETETHIERRAEVGGR
- a CDS encoding uncharacterized protein (antiSMASH:Cluster_7.3), whose product is MLAVSDIFLLLGTATIIVLWFRKPSKHVYPPGPKPLPVLGNIRDFTIKEPWLTATEWGRKYGDICYLHVLNWNVVFLNSLQAADDLLEKRGAIYSDRPTLQMSGELCGVEKIVALAKYDDGFKRQRRYVLQTLGPRIIPTYHSMIEHETAPLLRALVDSPSEYLGHVRKYAGGLALAVVYGFRPVSKDDRFLAMAEECLDILANEIANGSGIWPVDVFPALKYVPSWFPGGGFKKKAAVWKVKMREFADAPFEHAKACAEDGTIMPSFCSKLLSSEELDERTEDEIKWSANSMFAASSDANVASVCQFFLAMLQYPDIMKKAQEEIDRVVGSDRLPQFSDRDSLPYVEALLSEVWRWGAPTPMNLPHYTTQDDVYNGYFIPKNTIVVANMWAMLNDEAWFPNPHVFDPERFLNVDSELKAKRDPRNSVFGFGRRRCPGADLVESSIWLLLVSILATLNINKAVEKQGRVIEPEIKFNNSIFRVPDKFVFDIKPRSAKALSLIHDGTENV
- a CDS encoding uncharacterized protein (antiSMASH:Cluster_7.3), with protein sequence MVSSDLSALSDPLIRRNRTVTFVFITLVNFAIRLYDLYFQVTEPCPKYKSNALFPSRNGRRNGADVSLTNWSNIRGPGTLPTRMTTPLNHLFSLPTCGKQTNETRAARILSSRCPIGRLTISRETQSRLDV
- a CDS encoding uncharacterized protein (CAZy:AA7; antiSMASH:Cluster_7.3) — encoded protein: MLSRSLLFLLASSVRLGAGQDSGYQQASGEACCDALRNELPSSVGVFARGTSEYNARHQTYYSLQQQELFPTCTVKPNTASDVSQILRVAEAHKCPFAVASGGHMSWKGSSNIDGNFVIDLRALDQIDISPQDQTVKLGPGLPWINVYAALAPFNISTTGARNNFVGVGGFLTGGGITFESITKGFGADNVFQYEVVLANGSIVSVNKDTNADLFWALKLAGTNFGIVTQYEMTTFPSPVIWGAVSAYPITDQSTSDLLRAFEAYGHDDTNTNTFQSVSFASVGGVDMLSVVQCTLDGVPQGPLTSVEPISHSELVGSTHDVINQVIQGALAPTARTHWYTFTTRINTPFFKDMRAKADEIFTPLNDRDGLTWAIGFQALQKSFIARTAGSPVFNALTQANDDLVFILLLVTWDDPADELVMRNATNALGAWGEAEAERRGVLSQFVYLNYANEEQRIYERAVTKEDLDRLRTVQKTYDPSGTFVKLWKGGYKIPAAGYHGAETDTGVVEEQGHDEL
- a CDS encoding uncharacterized protein (antiSMASH:Cluster_7.3) is translated as MLAVSDIFLLLGTATIIVLWFRKPSKHVYPPGPKPLPVLGNIRDFTIKEPWLTATEWGRKYGDICYLHVLNWNVVFLNSLQAADDLLEKRGAIYSDRPTLQMSGELCGVEKIVALAKYDDGFKRQRRYVLQTLGPRIIPTYHSMIEHETAPLLRALVDSPSEYLGHVRKYAGGLALAVVYGFRPVSKDDRFLAMAEECLDILANEIANGSGIWPVDVFPALKYVPSWFPGGGFKKKAAVWKVKMREFADAPFEHAKACAEDGTIMPSFCSKLLSSEELDERTEDEIKWSANSMFAASSDANVASVCQFFLAMLQYPDIMKKAQEEIDRVVGSDRLPQFSDRDSLPYVEALLSEVWRWGAPTPMNLPHYTTQDDVYNGYFIPKNTIVVANMWLVLAFFNCVLLIGSGVY